The following proteins come from a genomic window of Panicum hallii strain FIL2 chromosome 8, PHallii_v3.1, whole genome shotgun sequence:
- the LOC112903229 gene encoding uncharacterized protein LOC112903229 isoform X3 produces the protein MALDLLSMLTQIVEFGLTVKAALEQAGHNAEDCRWIGELLRRLRAIAAHLQDGAPPEAAEGGGSMVVMRRDAAAGLGDALRRASELIARCQRRNFVIRAFEAGDVAEKLRRVCLDVLLNLSAAVLADGVHTAAMVAEIKEAVGQLRADVAYTNAMFARILQIVAAHPDVHLREEVAVLVKDYQNSTEYASSQNGNKRETKKTDVGRPELKIQKNNGLGRSKVAPHASLSGGLAESASVESVTRQHSSSTIIDKASSFVSKLVDEVPSVAVCAAPFQLQKIISVSEVPGEAGSYKIRSQSSNTSKLLEVYPLKLRVPFEPNKETIQWPMTLTNKTDHYVGVWVKPTHERFTRTPMIMESNSSLVVSVTMKMHEQPPQDTVKFEVVMIIVQSKDNLVKLESSIGGKLNIDSSFMERVQKQQAEVYRAMLTAITFEPGSCQIISKSIKNMTFVTSIDAHPTKTWIVMGHEGGNFSIWDYQMQEIVMELQVNEVPGKIARRIHSISQIFKETAVPHSVCSVKFIAQENWLAVGDGEGYIYVYAYTDTHKLDKVTRFRAYHQKSVDSLAVHPTEPYLLSSSAFDRKIKLWDWSKDWQIFKEFDVKPISTYEDGVRSVKFNPRDTNTFACVLYDKTVKVGNINSSNLKTTLKGASNADYFFTSNHQNLMVTLSFKSPNSEIRDLDTGNIVHTLGVSGLKTSRVACQPKLPILATTLADGTICLWDANTYKLEEVVHITDEKCRDLKFVTDINGLTRLIVTFETTIAIMEVNLPIANSSKQIGSGNYG, from the exons ATGGCCCTCGACCTGCTCAGCATGCTCACGCAGATCGTGGAGTTCGGCCTCACGGTCAAGGCCGCGCTGGAGCAGGCCGGCCACAACGCGGAGGACTGCCGCTGGATCGGCGAGCTCCTGCGCAGGCTACGCGCCATCGCCGCGCACCTGCAGGATGGGGCGCCGCCCGAGGCCGCGGAGGGCGGCGGCTCGATGGTGGTGATGAGGCgggacgcggcggcgggcctGGGGGACGCCCTCCGCCGCGCGTCCGAGCTCATCGCCAGGTGCCAGCGCCGCAACTTCGTGATCCGCGCCTTCGAGGCCGGCGACGTCGCCGAGAAACTCCGCCGGGTGTGCCTCGACGTCCTGCTCAACCTCAGCGCGGCGGTCCTCGCCGACGGCGTCCACACCGCCGCGATGGTGGCCGAGATTAAGGAGGCGGTCGGTCAGCTCCGCGCCGACGTCGCCTACACCAACGCGATGTTCGCCAGGATCTTGCAGATTGTGGCTGCTCATCCTGATGTTCATCTGCGAGAAGAG GTGGCAGTATTAGTGAAGGACTACCAGAACTCAACTGAATATGCCAGTTCTCAAAATGGAAACAAAAGGGAGACAAAGAAAACAGATGTTGGCAG GCCGGAACTTAAGATTCAGAAAAACAACGGACTAGGGCGTAGCAAGGTGGCGCCACATGCTTCCTTATCAGGTG GCTTAGCTGAGTCTGCTTCAGTGGAAAGTGTGACTAGACAACATAGCTCTAGTACTATTATTGACAAG GCAAGTAGCTTTGTCTCCAAGTTGGTGGACGAGGTGCCGTCAGTGGCAGTTTGTGCAGCACCATTCCAGCTTCAGAAAATAATCAGCGTATCCGAGGTGCCTGGAGAGGCAGGCAGCTATAAG ATACGCTCCCAGTCCTCTAATACTAGTAAGCTTCTCGAGGTCTACCCGCTGAAGCTTCGCGTCCCCTTCGAACCAAACAAGGAAACTATTCAATGGCCAATGACCCTCACCAACAAGACAGACCATTACGTTGGCGTCTGGGTTAAACCAACACATGAGAGATTTACAAGAACACCGATGATAATGGAGTCCAATTCCTCTTTGGTTGTGTCTGTGACAATGAAGATGCATGAACAACCTCCCCAAGACACAGTCAAGTTTGAGGTGGTGATGATCATTGTACAGTCGAAGGATAACCTTGTCAAATTGGAATCATCCATTGGTGGCAAGCTGAATATAGACAGTAGCTTCATGGAGCGCGTTCAGAAGCAGCAGGCCGAGGTGTATCGGGCAATGCTGACAGCTATCACTTTTGAGCCAGGAAGCTGCCAG ATCATATCAAAATCAATCAAGAATATGACCTTCGTGACATCCATTGATGCGCACCCTACCAAGACATG GATCGTGATGGGTCATGAGGGAGGGAATTTTTCCATTTGGGACTACCAGATGCAG GAAATTGTGATGGAGTTACAGGTCAATGAGGTCCCAGGCAAGATTGCGCGTCGGATACATAGCATTTCTCAAATTTTCAAAGAGACGGCTGTCCCACATTCAGTTTGTTCAGTCAAATTTATCGCTCAAGAGAATTGGTTGGCAGTGGGGGATGGTGAAGGATACATATATGTCTACGCTTACACCGACACTCATAAGCTGGACAAGGTCACGAGATTCAGAGCATACCATCAGAAATCTGTCGACTCGTTGGCTGTCCATCCAACAGAGCCGTACCTTCTTTCATCATCTGCTTTCGACAGAAAGATCAAGCTGTGGGACTGGAGCAAGGACTGGCAAATATTTAAAGAATTTGATGTGAAGCCTATAAGTACGTATGAGGATGGTGTGCGAAGTGTCAAGTTCAACCCAAGGGACACCAACACTTTTGCTTGTGTTTTGTATGATAAAACTGTAAAG GTTGGGAACATAAATTCTTCCAATCTTAAAACAACACTGAAGGGGGCATCCAACGCTGATTATTTCTTCACTAGCAATCATCAGAACTTGATGGTTACTTTGAGCTTTAAATCACCCAACTCTGAG ATACGGGATTTGGACACAGGAAATATTGTTCACACTCTTGGCGTGAGTGGGCTCAAAACGAGCCGTGTTGCTTGCCAACCAAAGCTTCCAATACTGGCTACCACGTTAGCTGATGGGACTATATGTTTGTGGGATGCCAATACCTACAA GCTTGAGGAAGTGGTTCACATTACGGACGAGAAGTGTCGTGATTTGAAATTTGTCACAGACATTAATGGCTTAACAAG GCTCATTGTCACATTTGAGACAACGATAGCAATCATGGAAGTTAATTTGCCGATTGCAAATTCAAGCAAGCAGATTGGTAGCGGGAACTATGGATGA
- the LOC112903229 gene encoding uncharacterized protein LOC112903229 isoform X2, protein MALDLLSMLTQIVEFGLTVKAALEQAGHNAEDCRWIGELLRRLRAIAAHLQDGAPPEAAEGGGSMVVMRRDAAAGLGDALRRASELIARCQRRNFVIRAFEAGDVAEKLRRVCLDVLLNLSAAVLADGVHTAAMVAEIKEAVGQLRADVAYTNAMFARILQIVAAHPDVHLREEVAVLVKDYQNSTEYASSQNGNKRETKKTDVGRPELKIQKNNGLGRSKVAPHASLSGLAESASVESVTRQHSSSTIIDKASSFVSKLVDEVPSVAVCAAPFQLQKIISVSEVPGEAGSYKIRSQSSNTSKLLEVYPLKLRVPFEPNKETIQWPMTLTNKTDHYVGVWVKPTHERFTRTPMIMESNSSLVVSVTMKMHEQPPQDTVKFEVVMIIVQSKDNLVKLESSIGGKLNIDSSFMERVQKQQAEVYRAMLTAITFEPGSCQIISKSIKNMTFVTSIDAHPTKTWIVMGHEGGNFSIWDYQMQEIVMELQVNEVPGKIARRIHSISQIFKETAVPHSVCSVKFIAQENWLAVGDGEGYIYVYAYTDTHKLDKVTRFRAYHQKSVDSLAVHPTEPYLLSSSAFDRKIKLWDWSKDWQIFKEFDVKPISTYEDGVRSVKFNPRDTNTFACVLYDKTVKVCVLFLSLVLIRVGNINSSNLKTTLKGASNADYFFTSNHQNLMVTLSFKSPNSEIRDLDTGNIVHTLGVSGLKTSRVACQPKLPILATTLADGTICLWDANTYKLEEVVHITDEKCRDLKFVTDINGLTRLIVTFETTIAIMEVNLPIANSSKQIGSGNYG, encoded by the exons ATGGCCCTCGACCTGCTCAGCATGCTCACGCAGATCGTGGAGTTCGGCCTCACGGTCAAGGCCGCGCTGGAGCAGGCCGGCCACAACGCGGAGGACTGCCGCTGGATCGGCGAGCTCCTGCGCAGGCTACGCGCCATCGCCGCGCACCTGCAGGATGGGGCGCCGCCCGAGGCCGCGGAGGGCGGCGGCTCGATGGTGGTGATGAGGCgggacgcggcggcgggcctGGGGGACGCCCTCCGCCGCGCGTCCGAGCTCATCGCCAGGTGCCAGCGCCGCAACTTCGTGATCCGCGCCTTCGAGGCCGGCGACGTCGCCGAGAAACTCCGCCGGGTGTGCCTCGACGTCCTGCTCAACCTCAGCGCGGCGGTCCTCGCCGACGGCGTCCACACCGCCGCGATGGTGGCCGAGATTAAGGAGGCGGTCGGTCAGCTCCGCGCCGACGTCGCCTACACCAACGCGATGTTCGCCAGGATCTTGCAGATTGTGGCTGCTCATCCTGATGTTCATCTGCGAGAAGAG GTGGCAGTATTAGTGAAGGACTACCAGAACTCAACTGAATATGCCAGTTCTCAAAATGGAAACAAAAGGGAGACAAAGAAAACAGATGTTGGCAG GCCGGAACTTAAGATTCAGAAAAACAACGGACTAGGGCGTAGCAAGGTGGCGCCACATGCTTCCTTATCAG GCTTAGCTGAGTCTGCTTCAGTGGAAAGTGTGACTAGACAACATAGCTCTAGTACTATTATTGACAAG GCAAGTAGCTTTGTCTCCAAGTTGGTGGACGAGGTGCCGTCAGTGGCAGTTTGTGCAGCACCATTCCAGCTTCAGAAAATAATCAGCGTATCCGAGGTGCCTGGAGAGGCAGGCAGCTATAAG ATACGCTCCCAGTCCTCTAATACTAGTAAGCTTCTCGAGGTCTACCCGCTGAAGCTTCGCGTCCCCTTCGAACCAAACAAGGAAACTATTCAATGGCCAATGACCCTCACCAACAAGACAGACCATTACGTTGGCGTCTGGGTTAAACCAACACATGAGAGATTTACAAGAACACCGATGATAATGGAGTCCAATTCCTCTTTGGTTGTGTCTGTGACAATGAAGATGCATGAACAACCTCCCCAAGACACAGTCAAGTTTGAGGTGGTGATGATCATTGTACAGTCGAAGGATAACCTTGTCAAATTGGAATCATCCATTGGTGGCAAGCTGAATATAGACAGTAGCTTCATGGAGCGCGTTCAGAAGCAGCAGGCCGAGGTGTATCGGGCAATGCTGACAGCTATCACTTTTGAGCCAGGAAGCTGCCAG ATCATATCAAAATCAATCAAGAATATGACCTTCGTGACATCCATTGATGCGCACCCTACCAAGACATG GATCGTGATGGGTCATGAGGGAGGGAATTTTTCCATTTGGGACTACCAGATGCAG GAAATTGTGATGGAGTTACAGGTCAATGAGGTCCCAGGCAAGATTGCGCGTCGGATACATAGCATTTCTCAAATTTTCAAAGAGACGGCTGTCCCACATTCAGTTTGTTCAGTCAAATTTATCGCTCAAGAGAATTGGTTGGCAGTGGGGGATGGTGAAGGATACATATATGTCTACGCTTACACCGACACTCATAAGCTGGACAAGGTCACGAGATTCAGAGCATACCATCAGAAATCTGTCGACTCGTTGGCTGTCCATCCAACAGAGCCGTACCTTCTTTCATCATCTGCTTTCGACAGAAAGATCAAGCTGTGGGACTGGAGCAAGGACTGGCAAATATTTAAAGAATTTGATGTGAAGCCTATAAGTACGTATGAGGATGGTGTGCGAAGTGTCAAGTTCAACCCAAGGGACACCAACACTTTTGCTTGTGTTTTGTATGATAAAACTGTAAAGGTTTGCGTGCTCTTCCTTTCCTTAGTCCTCATACGT GTTGGGAACATAAATTCTTCCAATCTTAAAACAACACTGAAGGGGGCATCCAACGCTGATTATTTCTTCACTAGCAATCATCAGAACTTGATGGTTACTTTGAGCTTTAAATCACCCAACTCTGAG ATACGGGATTTGGACACAGGAAATATTGTTCACACTCTTGGCGTGAGTGGGCTCAAAACGAGCCGTGTTGCTTGCCAACCAAAGCTTCCAATACTGGCTACCACGTTAGCTGATGGGACTATATGTTTGTGGGATGCCAATACCTACAA GCTTGAGGAAGTGGTTCACATTACGGACGAGAAGTGTCGTGATTTGAAATTTGTCACAGACATTAATGGCTTAACAAG GCTCATTGTCACATTTGAGACAACGATAGCAATCATGGAAGTTAATTTGCCGATTGCAAATTCAAGCAAGCAGATTGGTAGCGGGAACTATGGATGA
- the LOC112903229 gene encoding uncharacterized protein LOC112903229 isoform X1: MALDLLSMLTQIVEFGLTVKAALEQAGHNAEDCRWIGELLRRLRAIAAHLQDGAPPEAAEGGGSMVVMRRDAAAGLGDALRRASELIARCQRRNFVIRAFEAGDVAEKLRRVCLDVLLNLSAAVLADGVHTAAMVAEIKEAVGQLRADVAYTNAMFARILQIVAAHPDVHLREEVAVLVKDYQNSTEYASSQNGNKRETKKTDVGRPELKIQKNNGLGRSKVAPHASLSGGLAESASVESVTRQHSSSTIIDKASSFVSKLVDEVPSVAVCAAPFQLQKIISVSEVPGEAGSYKIRSQSSNTSKLLEVYPLKLRVPFEPNKETIQWPMTLTNKTDHYVGVWVKPTHERFTRTPMIMESNSSLVVSVTMKMHEQPPQDTVKFEVVMIIVQSKDNLVKLESSIGGKLNIDSSFMERVQKQQAEVYRAMLTAITFEPGSCQIISKSIKNMTFVTSIDAHPTKTWIVMGHEGGNFSIWDYQMQEIVMELQVNEVPGKIARRIHSISQIFKETAVPHSVCSVKFIAQENWLAVGDGEGYIYVYAYTDTHKLDKVTRFRAYHQKSVDSLAVHPTEPYLLSSSAFDRKIKLWDWSKDWQIFKEFDVKPISTYEDGVRSVKFNPRDTNTFACVLYDKTVKVCVLFLSLVLIRVGNINSSNLKTTLKGASNADYFFTSNHQNLMVTLSFKSPNSEIRDLDTGNIVHTLGVSGLKTSRVACQPKLPILATTLADGTICLWDANTYKLEEVVHITDEKCRDLKFVTDINGLTRLIVTFETTIAIMEVNLPIANSSKQIGSGNYG; encoded by the exons ATGGCCCTCGACCTGCTCAGCATGCTCACGCAGATCGTGGAGTTCGGCCTCACGGTCAAGGCCGCGCTGGAGCAGGCCGGCCACAACGCGGAGGACTGCCGCTGGATCGGCGAGCTCCTGCGCAGGCTACGCGCCATCGCCGCGCACCTGCAGGATGGGGCGCCGCCCGAGGCCGCGGAGGGCGGCGGCTCGATGGTGGTGATGAGGCgggacgcggcggcgggcctGGGGGACGCCCTCCGCCGCGCGTCCGAGCTCATCGCCAGGTGCCAGCGCCGCAACTTCGTGATCCGCGCCTTCGAGGCCGGCGACGTCGCCGAGAAACTCCGCCGGGTGTGCCTCGACGTCCTGCTCAACCTCAGCGCGGCGGTCCTCGCCGACGGCGTCCACACCGCCGCGATGGTGGCCGAGATTAAGGAGGCGGTCGGTCAGCTCCGCGCCGACGTCGCCTACACCAACGCGATGTTCGCCAGGATCTTGCAGATTGTGGCTGCTCATCCTGATGTTCATCTGCGAGAAGAG GTGGCAGTATTAGTGAAGGACTACCAGAACTCAACTGAATATGCCAGTTCTCAAAATGGAAACAAAAGGGAGACAAAGAAAACAGATGTTGGCAG GCCGGAACTTAAGATTCAGAAAAACAACGGACTAGGGCGTAGCAAGGTGGCGCCACATGCTTCCTTATCAGGTG GCTTAGCTGAGTCTGCTTCAGTGGAAAGTGTGACTAGACAACATAGCTCTAGTACTATTATTGACAAG GCAAGTAGCTTTGTCTCCAAGTTGGTGGACGAGGTGCCGTCAGTGGCAGTTTGTGCAGCACCATTCCAGCTTCAGAAAATAATCAGCGTATCCGAGGTGCCTGGAGAGGCAGGCAGCTATAAG ATACGCTCCCAGTCCTCTAATACTAGTAAGCTTCTCGAGGTCTACCCGCTGAAGCTTCGCGTCCCCTTCGAACCAAACAAGGAAACTATTCAATGGCCAATGACCCTCACCAACAAGACAGACCATTACGTTGGCGTCTGGGTTAAACCAACACATGAGAGATTTACAAGAACACCGATGATAATGGAGTCCAATTCCTCTTTGGTTGTGTCTGTGACAATGAAGATGCATGAACAACCTCCCCAAGACACAGTCAAGTTTGAGGTGGTGATGATCATTGTACAGTCGAAGGATAACCTTGTCAAATTGGAATCATCCATTGGTGGCAAGCTGAATATAGACAGTAGCTTCATGGAGCGCGTTCAGAAGCAGCAGGCCGAGGTGTATCGGGCAATGCTGACAGCTATCACTTTTGAGCCAGGAAGCTGCCAG ATCATATCAAAATCAATCAAGAATATGACCTTCGTGACATCCATTGATGCGCACCCTACCAAGACATG GATCGTGATGGGTCATGAGGGAGGGAATTTTTCCATTTGGGACTACCAGATGCAG GAAATTGTGATGGAGTTACAGGTCAATGAGGTCCCAGGCAAGATTGCGCGTCGGATACATAGCATTTCTCAAATTTTCAAAGAGACGGCTGTCCCACATTCAGTTTGTTCAGTCAAATTTATCGCTCAAGAGAATTGGTTGGCAGTGGGGGATGGTGAAGGATACATATATGTCTACGCTTACACCGACACTCATAAGCTGGACAAGGTCACGAGATTCAGAGCATACCATCAGAAATCTGTCGACTCGTTGGCTGTCCATCCAACAGAGCCGTACCTTCTTTCATCATCTGCTTTCGACAGAAAGATCAAGCTGTGGGACTGGAGCAAGGACTGGCAAATATTTAAAGAATTTGATGTGAAGCCTATAAGTACGTATGAGGATGGTGTGCGAAGTGTCAAGTTCAACCCAAGGGACACCAACACTTTTGCTTGTGTTTTGTATGATAAAACTGTAAAGGTTTGCGTGCTCTTCCTTTCCTTAGTCCTCATACGT GTTGGGAACATAAATTCTTCCAATCTTAAAACAACACTGAAGGGGGCATCCAACGCTGATTATTTCTTCACTAGCAATCATCAGAACTTGATGGTTACTTTGAGCTTTAAATCACCCAACTCTGAG ATACGGGATTTGGACACAGGAAATATTGTTCACACTCTTGGCGTGAGTGGGCTCAAAACGAGCCGTGTTGCTTGCCAACCAAAGCTTCCAATACTGGCTACCACGTTAGCTGATGGGACTATATGTTTGTGGGATGCCAATACCTACAA GCTTGAGGAAGTGGTTCACATTACGGACGAGAAGTGTCGTGATTTGAAATTTGTCACAGACATTAATGGCTTAACAAG GCTCATTGTCACATTTGAGACAACGATAGCAATCATGGAAGTTAATTTGCCGATTGCAAATTCAAGCAAGCAGATTGGTAGCGGGAACTATGGATGA
- the LOC112902118 gene encoding putative receptor-like protein kinase At4g00960 has product MAGIAFSSVEKIIKVAAKIKEAVDTVKQNKEECDDIERCVARVVEILQQLDQTTVNPAMGGTLVDLAKSVDKALGLVKECQRKHIIPHLWGASSMAKKLGRVQNDIARKLLMGNFATNVSMFRTLHPQDAGAGTISHGHLTRDARPEVMNSQKGKTTVVATVSRVQSDPLSGIKKFSFSQLEEATNGFSHVLGRGGFGIVYKGVLHDGQDVAIKKLLISGDFPERSLDHELNIGAKLQNKNVVKLLGYCLHTEMEEYFLVQEYMPEGSLKRIINASGLDWPSCFQIIQGIARGLHYLHKQRVLYMDLKPANILFNSKMNPVIIDFGLSVVLDGDDDEITWNSVAGTMGYIAPEKITRAKISMKSDVFSFGVILIEIITGRRVTPSSDIPEWGSLEMIRAFNGLFDPALVDESKLVEINKCREVGLMCIEWDPKDRPTMAEVLELLNS; this is encoded by the exons ATGGCCGGTATCGCGTTCAGCAGCGTGGAGAAGATCATCAAAGTCGCTGCCAAGATCAAGGAGGCTGTCGACACGGTTAAGCAGAACAAGGAGGAGTGCGACGACATCGAGAGGTGCGTCGCCCGGGTTGTCGAAATCCTCCAGCAGCTTGATCAGACGACGGTGAACCCAGCCATGGGCGGCACCCTGGTGGATCTGGCGAAGAGCGTCGACAAGGCCCTCGGCCTCGTCAAGGAGTGCCAGCGGAAGCACATCATTCCCCATCTCTGGGGGGCCAGCAGCATGGCCAAGAAGCTGGGTAGGGTGCAGAACGATATAGCGAGGAAACTTCTGATGGGGAACTTCGCCACCAATGTCAGCATGTTTCGGACTCTGCATCCACAG GATGCAGGAGCCGGTACAATCTCACATGGTCATTTGACTCGTGATGCTAG ACCTGAAGTAATGAACAGCCAGAAAGGGAAGACCACAGTAGTAGCGACAGTAAGCAGGGTGCAGTCTGATCCCTTGTCTG GCATAAAAAAATTCAGTTTCTCTCAGTTGGAGGAGGCTACAAATGGCTTTTCACATGTTCTTGGAAGAGGTGGCTTTGGTATTGTCTACAAG GGTGTATTGCACGACGGACAAGATGTTGCCATCAAGAAATTATTAATCTCTGGTGATTTTCCAGAGAGGAGCCTGGATCATGAGCTTAATATTGGCGCAAAGCTTCAGAACAAAAATGTAGTTAAACTTCTAGGATATTGCCTCCACACAGAAATGGAAGAATACTTTTTGGTCCAAGAATATATGCCTGAAGGAAGCTTGAAAAGGATTATCAATG CCTCTGGACTTGATTGGCCTTCCTGTTTCCAGATAATTCAGGGGATAGCACGGGGCCTACATTACCTACACAAGCAACGCGTTCTCTATATGGATTTGAAGCCAGCCAACATTCTCTTTAATTCAAAAATGAATCCTGTGATAATTGATTTTGGATTATCTGTAGTGCtggatggtgatgatgatgagatCACTTGGAATTCCGTAGCAGGCACAAT GGGATATATTGCTCCAGAAAAAATTACGCGAGCTAAGATATCGATGAAGTCTGACGTGTTTTCTTTTGGAGTCATCCTTATTGAGATCATTACCGGGAGGAGAGTTACACCTTCCAGTGATATACCAGAATGG GGTTCACTTGAGATGATTAGAGCATTTAATGGTTTATTTGATCCGGCATTGGTTGATGAATCCAAGCTGGTGGAGATTAACAAGTGCAGAGAGGTAGGATTGATGTGCATTGAGTGGGATCCAAAAGATCGACCTACCATGGCTGAGGTTCTTGAATTGCTAAACAGCTAG
- the LOC112902110 gene encoding heat shock cognate 70 kDa protein 2-like encodes MAGTDDSARTIGIDLGTTYCCVAFWQNGRVEIVPNEQGNRTTPSYVAFTDSKRLIGDAAKNQVARNPTNTVFDTKRLIGRRFTDESVQNDIKLWPFKVISGPGDKPMVAVQYRGKEKQFTAEEISSMLLIKMKEIAEAYLGTSIKDAVVTVPACSTDSQRQGTRDAGVIAGLNVIRIVSEPTAAAMAYGLDKKARFDNDYVLVFDLGGGTFDVSLLSILDGIFEVIATAGDTHLGGEDFDNRMVNHFVREFKRKNKKNISDNPRALRRLRTACEKAKRTLSSTAQTTIEIDCLYEGIDFYSTITRAMFEELNMDLFRKCMEPVEMCLKDAKVDKSTVLDVVLVGGSSRIPRIQQLLQDFFDGKELCKSINPDEAVAYGAAVQGAILNAVDWKCENSRIIQDLLLLDATPLSLGLETDGGAMNVLIPKNRLIPTKATVILSTDSDNQTSILIRVYEGEGTRTRDNHLLGEFEFCDIPPAPKGASQITVVLGIDADGILEVSAEDETTGQKKKVILNKRFYFKS; translated from the exons ATGGCAGGCACCGACGACTCTGCTCGAACCATCGGGATCGACCTGGGCACGACCTACTGCTGCGTCGCCTTCTGGCAGAACGGCCGTGTCGAGATTGTCCCCAACGAACAAGGCAACCGGACCACCCCATCCTACGTCGCCTTCACCGACTCCAAGCGCCTCATCGGGGATGCCGCCAAGAACCAGGTCGCCAGGAACCCAACCAATACAGTCTTCG ATACCAAGCGGCTCATCGGTAGGCGATTTACAGATGAGTCTGTCCAGAATGACATCAAGCTCTGGCCCTTCAAGGTCATTTCTGGACCAGGAGACAAGCCTATGGTTGCTGTTCAGTACAGGGGTAAGGAGAAGCAGTTTACAGCGGAAGAGATCTCCTCAATGCTTCTCATCAAAATGAAGGAGATTGCTGAAGCCTACCTTGGCACCAGCATCAAGGATGCTGTCGTCACTGTTCCTGCCTGCTCCACCGACTCGCAGAGGCAGGGCACCAGGGATGCTGGAGTGATTGCTGGTCTCAATGTTATCCGTATTGTCTCTGAGCCGACTGCTGCTGCAATGGCTTATGGTCTTGACAAGAAGGCTAGATTTGATAATGACTATGTTCTTGTCTTCGACCTTGGAGGTGGTACCTTTGACGTCTCTCTTCTCAGCATCTTGGATGGTATCTTTGAGGTCATTGCCACAGCTGGTGATACTCATCTTGGAGGTGAGGATTTTGACAACCGGATGGTCAACCACTTCGTTCGGGAGTTCAAGAGAAAAAACAAGAAGAACATCAGTGACAATCCTAGGGCTCTCAGAAGGCTGAGGACAGCCTGCGAGAAGGCCAAGAGGACCCTCTCCTCCACTGCACAGACCACCATTGAGATCGACTGCCTGTATGAGGGCATCGACTTCTACTCAACCATTACCCGAGCCATGTTTGAGGAGCTCAACATGGATCTCTTCAGGAAATGTATGGAGCCTGTGGAGATGTGCCTCAAGGATGCTAAGGTGGACAAGAGCACGGTTCTTGATGTTGTCCTTGTTGGTGGCTCCTCTAGAATTCCAAGGATTCAGCAGCTTCTCCAGGACTTCTTCGACGGGAAGGAGCTTTGCAAGAGCATCAACCCTGATGAGGCTGTTGCCTACGGTGCTGCTGTCCAGGGTGCCATCTTGAATGCAGTGGACTGGAAATGTGAGAATTCGAGGATTATTCAGGACCTCCTCCTGTTGGATGCTACCCCTCTTTCTCTTGGTTTGGAGACGGATGGGGGTGCCATGAACGTGCTGATTCCAAAGAACAGACTCATCCCCACCAAAGCGACCGTGATCTTATCTACCGACTCCGACAACCAGACATCTATCCTTATCAGAGTGTACGAGGGTGAGGGCACCAGGACTCGCGACAACCACTTGTTGGGCGAGTTTGAGTTCTGCGATATTCCTCCAGCACCCAAGGGTGCTTCACAGATCACTGTTGTCTTGGGTATCGACGCCGACGGTATCCTGGAGGTCTCTGCTGAGGACGAAACCACTGGCCAGAAGAAGAAAGTTATCCTCAACAAGAGATTTTATTTTAAAagttaa